The Panicum hallii strain FIL2 chromosome 9, PHallii_v3.1, whole genome shotgun sequence genome has a window encoding:
- the LOC112873079 gene encoding formin-like protein 4 yields MSLVLMLTSLLVLVLILPAGAGAGAGGDARRALHEPLFPIEWTPPPSTTAPPAPGFAADPSTPVPPVDNGGPALLPAPPPPPDTITADASSSRTGPAPRSRGGGGGTPKAAIVVASAAAAAVLALLAFAAAFLLTGRLARHSAHTHKPLGLAAAAHPGPASAVVLHADAVGTSAAGSSSGATPYRKVRSERARRGMCRDVDTVPSPELRPLPPLRRAGSSDEDAAYYTPGQRSAGSGGAEGVGTWSEASASSPRTTTPSRRSLPSLTSDFFPPTPAAASVAPPPPAPPVPRSRRTLPRTRFSAGSASDMIKQMVSPPHNPPPPPPPPPPPLPAPRCNNATPKPPPPPPGPPGGLSARRLLKPEQTEGPSVTAPRAPFTSVKRDNDGMLIRTQDDAAVDEARPKLKPLHWDKVRACSNRDMVWDRLKSNSFQLDEDMIEVLFTNNAANAPPRDTPKKAGVPQCRSEEKVLDPKKAQNIAILLRALNVTQEEVSDALLDGNAECLGADLLETLVKMAPTKEEELKLRNFTGDLSKLGSAERFLKAVLDIPFSFKRVDAMLYRANFESEINYLKKSFETLEAACDDLKGSRLFLKLLEAVLRTGNRMNVGTNRGQAKAFKLDTLLKLADVKGTDGKTTLLHFVVQEIVRSEDAKSEKAPESQSRNIVKDEQFRKQGLKVVSGLSTELGNVKKAASMDFDVLHGYVSKLEAGLGKIKSVLLLEKQCTQGQNFFGTMHDFLKEAEMEIEQVRSEEKRALGRVKEITEYFHGDAAKEEAHPLRMFMVVRDFLSMLDHVCREVSQQDRTVVGSARSFRMSTATTAMLNLHNQHGRESNSDDESSSL; encoded by the exons ATGTCTCTAGTCCTCATGCTCACCTCACTCCTCGTCCTCGTGCTCATCCTCCCGGCCGGCGCCGGAGCCGGCGCCGGGGGTGACGCCAGGCGCGCGCTGCACGAGCCGCTCTTCCCCATCGAATGgaccccgccgccgtccaccacGGCGCCGCCGGCACCGGGCTTCGCCGCCGACCCTTCCACGCCGGTCCCGCCCGTCGACAACGGCGGGCCCGCGctgctccccgcgccgccgccgccgccggacacCATCACCGCAGACGCTTCCTCCTCCCGCACGGGTCCGGCCCCGCGCTCCcggggtggcggcggagggacACCCAAGGCCGCCATCGTCGTTGCCTCCGCTGCAGCGGCGGCCGTCCTCGCACTgctcgccttcgccgccgcgTTCCTCCTCACGGGCCGCCTCGCCCGCCACTCCGCGCATACGCACAAGCCcctcggcctcgccgccgccgcgcaccctGGGCCTGCCTCCGCCGTCGTGCTGCACGCCGACGCCGTGGGCACCTCCGCGGCGGGCTCGTCGTCGGGCGCCACCCCGTACCGGAAGGTCCGctcggagcgcgcgcggaggggcATGTGCCGCGACGTCGACACCGTCCCGAGCCCGGAGCTACGGCCGTTACCGCCGCTGCGGCGCGCGGGGTCGTCCGACGAGGACGCCGCGTACTACACGCCGGGCCAGCGCTCGGCGGGTTCCGGCGGTGCCGAGGGCGTGGGGACGTGGAGCGAGGCTAGCGCGTCCAGCCCGCGCACCACCACCCCGTCCCGCCGCAGCCTCCCCAGCCTTACCAGCGACTTCTTCCCCCCGACGCCCGCCGCTGCATCCGTGGCGCCCCCACCTCCCGCCCCTCCTGTTCCCCGCTCCCGCCGCACTCTGCCACGCACCCGCTTCTCCGCCGGCTCTGCCTCTGACATGATCAAACAAATGGTCTCGCCACCCCACAAcccaccaccgccaccccctccgcctccaccacctctACCGGCGCCAAGATGCAACAATGCTACTCCTaaacctccgccgccaccgccggggCCACCCGGTGGCCTATCAGCACGCCGGCTGCTGAAACCAGAGCAAACTGAGGGGCCAAGTGTCACTGCGCCGAGAGCGCCTTTCACGTCAGTGAAGAGGGACAATGACGGCATGCTAATTCGGACGCAGGATGATGCTGCCGTTGATGAAGCCCGGCCGAAGCTGAAGCCACTGCACTGGGACAAGGTCCGGGCATGCTCCAACCGCGACATGGTCTGGGACCGGCTCAAGTCCAACTCATTCCA GTTGGATGAGGACATGATCGAGGTGCTTTTCACGAACAATGCGGCAAATGCACCTCCTAGGGACACACCGAAGAAAGCTGGAGTGCCACAATGTAGGTCTGAAGAGAAGGTCCTTGACCCCAAGAAGGCACAGAACATTGCCATCCTTCTGCGTGCACTGAATGTGACCCAGGAGGAGGTCTCCGATGCACTGCTAGATG GCAATGCTGAATGTCTGGGGGCTGATCTGTTGGAAACCTTAGTAAAGATGGCTCCTACTAAAGAGGAAGAGCTGAAACTTCGAAACTTTACTGGGGACTTATCAAAGCTGGGTTCGGCAGAGCGGTTTCTCAAGGCAGTGCTTGATATACCTTTTTCCTTCAAAAGAGTTGACGCTATGCTCTATCGAGCCAATTTTGAGAGCGAAATAAATTACCTGAAGAAATCTTTTGAAACATTAGAG GCCGCTTGTGATGATTTGAAAGGCAGCAGATTGTTCCTGAAGCTACTTGAAGCTGTTCTGAGAACTGGGAATAGAATGAATGTTGGCACAAACCGGGGTCAGGCAAAAGCCTTCAAGCTCGATACCCTCCTAAAACTCGCAGACGTCAAAGGTACTGATGGTAAAACCACCCTGCTACACTTCGTTGTTCAAGAAATCGTCCGTTCTGAAGATGCAAAATCCGAGAAAGCTCCAGAAAGTCAAAGCAGAAATATAGTCAAAGATGAACAGTTCCGTAAGCAAGGACTGAAAGTTGTATCTGGGCTGAGCACTGAACTAGGGAATGTCAAGAAAGCAGCTAGCATGGACTTCGATGTACTGCATGGCTATGTATCCAAGCTTGAAGCTGGTCTTGGAAAGATCAAGTCAGTCCTCCTGCTCGAGAAGCAGTGCACCCAGGGCCAGAATTTCTTTGGAACGATGCATGATTTTCTCAAGGAAGCTGAGATGGAGATCGAACAGGTCAGAAGCGAGGAGAAGAGGGCTCTGGGAAGAGTGAAAGAGATCACCGAGTACTTCCATGGGGATGCCGCGAAGGAGGAAGCTCACCCGCTGAGGATGTTCATGGTGGTGAGGGACTTCCTGTCCATGTTGGACCACGTCTGCAGGGAGGTCAGCCAGCAAGACCGGACGGTTGTTGGATCTGCAAGGTCATTCCGAATGTCAACTGCCACGACGGCGATGCTGAATTTGCACAACCAGCATGGAAGGGAGAGCAACTCCGACGATGAGAGTTCGTCGCTTTAG